From the Psychrobacillus sp. FSL K6-4046 genome, one window contains:
- the dnaN gene encoding DNA polymerase III subunit beta: protein MEFIIDSACFNKAISEVNRAVSLKTPFPILSGIKITVDHNHLTLVGSNSDIIIEKVIPVWKDEVEVLEVCHTGSIVVAAQLLSEILKKLPGKIHIKVNEEKHVTIQANEIVTTLYGFNADEYPSLPQMEETESIKILSDELVEIIKQTVYAASKNESRPVLTGVNMSFHQNRLTCIATNSQRLALRELTIDSVMNGSFNVPATSLSELSNLITKESSVINIFVSERYIVFKSNTISLFSKLIDGNYPNVSGLLSNNFRTTIILNTVQLLKAIDRACLFASEWKNNNVQLEINNGAKIKISSNSTEIGKIEETLSIKAITGDTNLTISLDAIFLMDALKIIKEEEIKVSFNGSMSPILIEPIEQSSYLQLISPVRSY, encoded by the coding sequence ATGGAATTTATAATAGATAGTGCATGTTTTAACAAGGCAATTTCAGAAGTGAATAGAGCAGTATCTTTAAAAACACCGTTCCCTATTCTCTCAGGAATTAAGATAACTGTTGATCACAATCACTTAACTCTTGTTGGAAGCAATTCTGATATTATAATCGAAAAAGTTATTCCTGTTTGGAAAGATGAAGTGGAAGTTTTGGAAGTCTGTCATACAGGTAGTATTGTAGTTGCAGCCCAACTTCTAAGTGAAATTTTAAAGAAGTTACCCGGAAAAATACATATAAAAGTAAACGAAGAAAAGCACGTTACCATTCAAGCGAATGAAATTGTAACTACTCTATATGGATTCAACGCAGATGAATATCCTAGTCTTCCACAAATGGAGGAGACTGAATCCATAAAAATTTTAAGTGATGAGTTGGTAGAAATTATTAAACAAACGGTGTATGCAGCCTCGAAGAATGAATCTAGACCTGTCTTAACAGGAGTTAATATGTCTTTCCATCAAAATCGACTCACGTGTATTGCAACAAATTCACAGCGTTTGGCTTTAAGGGAGCTTACCATAGATTCGGTTATGAATGGTTCTTTCAATGTTCCAGCCACAAGTTTAAGTGAGCTATCCAATCTAATTACGAAGGAATCAAGTGTAATAAACATATTTGTTTCAGAAAGGTACATAGTATTTAAGTCAAATACCATCTCCCTCTTTTCTAAACTAATTGATGGAAATTACCCTAACGTATCCGGCCTACTATCAAATAATTTCAGGACAACAATTATACTTAATACAGTACAACTGTTAAAGGCTATCGATAGAGCTTGTCTTTTTGCAAGTGAATGGAAAAATAACAATGTACAACTAGAAATTAACAATGGTGCTAAAATCAAAATCTCTTCTAATTCCACAGAAATAGGTAAGATTGAAGAAACACTAAGTATTAAAGCAATCACTGGGGACACTAATCTAACTATTTCACTTGATGCGATTTTTTTGATGGATGCGTTAAAGATAATAAAAGAAGAAGAGATAAAAGTTAGTTTTAACGGTTCAATGAGCCCAATTTTAATTGAGCCTATTGAACAGTCCTCTTATCTTCAACTCATTTCACCGGTCCGTTCTTATTAA
- a CDS encoding lactate dehydrogenase produces MELLLNRLHEGIEYLSSQGKQVTLIKMNPDIFASLTQDTLSNVEMSFNAATVFGVPMESDENVEKYEFIISRPLNQILTINRGYPLRVAPIL; encoded by the coding sequence ATGGAATTACTTTTAAATAGGCTACACGAAGGAATTGAATATCTTTCATCACAAGGTAAACAAGTTACTTTGATTAAAATGAATCCAGATATTTTTGCGTCTTTGACACAAGACACGCTGTCTAATGTCGAGATGTCTTTTAATGCAGCAACTGTATTTGGAGTACCAATGGAATCGGATGAAAATGTGGAAAAATATGAGTTCATAATTTCAAGACCACTGAACCAAATTCTAACTATAAATAGGGGATATCCATTAAGAGTGGCCCCTATTTTGTAA
- a CDS encoding ABC transporter substrate-binding protein: MKKLLISSLLFVVLVLTACGDNETNKEKGETKSETITYESETGPIEVPADPQRIITLTNGPNALALDANVVGIDDWTKMNPLFEERLEGVEVVTEENLEKIIELEPDLIIAGSHMNNIDKLNEIAPTVVFTWGKLDYLQQQLEIGKLLNKEKEANEWIEDFKSRAESIGEAIRAKIGEDATVSVIESGNKEFYVFGNNYARGTEILYQAMGLNMPEKVKNSALESGIYTISTELLPEYAGDYVILSKNPDVDNSFLETDLWKNIPAVKNGQVYEINTKASTYSDPITLEHLLDFFESSFLNK, from the coding sequence ATGAAAAAGCTATTAATATCATCTTTACTATTTGTTGTTCTTGTTCTTACTGCATGTGGAGACAATGAAACGAATAAAGAAAAAGGAGAAACAAAGTCTGAAACGATTACATATGAATCGGAAACTGGCCCTATCGAGGTCCCTGCTGATCCGCAAAGAATAATTACACTCACGAATGGCCCAAATGCCTTAGCTTTAGACGCAAATGTAGTTGGAATTGATGATTGGACAAAGATGAACCCTCTATTTGAAGAACGACTGGAAGGAGTAGAGGTTGTAACAGAGGAGAACCTGGAAAAAATAATTGAATTAGAGCCAGACCTAATTATTGCAGGCTCTCATATGAATAATATTGACAAGTTAAATGAAATTGCACCGACTGTTGTTTTTACTTGGGGGAAACTAGATTACTTACAACAGCAGCTTGAAATCGGAAAGCTTCTGAACAAGGAGAAAGAAGCGAACGAATGGATAGAGGATTTCAAATCTCGAGCTGAATCAATTGGCGAGGCTATTCGAGCAAAAATCGGAGAAGATGCAACTGTCTCTGTTATTGAAAGTGGTAACAAGGAGTTTTATGTTTTTGGAAATAATTATGCACGTGGAACAGAAATTTTGTACCAAGCAATGGGATTGAATATGCCCGAAAAGGTAAAGAATTCAGCTCTTGAATCGGGTATTTATACGATTTCAACTGAATTACTTCCCGAATACGCAGGTGATTATGTAATTTTGAGCAAAAATCCAGACGTAGATAACTCTTTCCTAGAAACAGACCTTTGGAAAAACATCCCTGCTGTTAAGAATGGTCAAGTATACGAAATAAATACAAAGGCTTCTACCTACAGCGATCCCATTACTCTAGAGCATCTTCTAGATTTCTTTGAAAGCTCGTTTTTGAATAAATAA
- a CDS encoding DUF2262 domain-containing protein, giving the protein MNSSIYSDALGLFSYNETTKNFENYKGNIHFILNSINIGGAKELLIGVEKQFSTVEVFEQHVKTSVAENLLDYKNDFWPEYDENDPNLNWEAVDAGEYNITLKEFVSSISLSDVVINKHAIYCEFYDGDLFGGHRIHATFSRDLKLLKANI; this is encoded by the coding sequence ATGAATTCCTCTATCTATAGTGATGCATTGGGGTTATTCAGTTACAATGAGACAACAAAAAATTTTGAAAACTACAAAGGGAATATTCATTTCATCTTGAATAGTATAAATATAGGAGGTGCTAAGGAACTGTTAATTGGTGTTGAAAAACAATTTTCTACTGTAGAAGTTTTCGAACAACATGTAAAAACTTCTGTGGCTGAAAATTTGCTTGATTATAAAAATGACTTTTGGCCTGAATACGATGAAAATGATCCGAATTTAAATTGGGAAGCAGTAGATGCAGGTGAATACAATATAACTCTAAAAGAATTTGTTTCATCAATCTCCTTATCTGATGTAGTGATAAATAAACATGCTATTTACTGTGAATTCTATGACGGTGATTTATTTGGTGGACACAGAATACATGCAACGTTTTCAAGAGATTTAAAACTACTGAAGGCAAATATTTAA